In Streptomyces sp. HUAS ZL42, the DNA window GGTCGATTCCCAGCTCGTCCCGCAGGACACGGGAGACGACCTCCTCCCGGATGGCGTCGTCGTCGCGGACCAGGGCATGCAGCAGTTCGCTTCGGCTGACGACGCCCACCAGACGGCCCCGGTGGTCGGTCACGAACACCTGCCTGATTCTGGAGTGGGCGGCGGTGCGCGCCGCCTCGACCACGGGAGTCCAGGGATGGACGGTGAGCGCCGGCGCCGACATCAGCGTGGCGGCCGTCCCGCCCGCGTCGACGGAGCGCTGCCGACGGCCGAGCAGCCTGCCGAACGGTCCGGGTTGCTCGGGCGAGGACGCGAGGGATGCCGCGCGGGCGAGGAGGTCGGACTCCGCGATCACGCCGATGACGCGCCGGTCGGCGTCCAGCACGGGCGCGGCCCCGATCCGCTCGCGGGCCAGCATCCGGGCGATGTCCAGGAACGGCGTGTCGGGGGACACCCCGGCCACGGACCGCTTCACGATGCGGCTCACCTGAAGGTCCGCGACAGTCGCGTGCGCGGCGTCATGCGAAGGCGTGCGGTCCGCGACGGGCCCCGCGGGCACGGCCGCCTCCTCGGCGGCGGCCTGCGCCGCGTGGGAGGCCATGGCTTGCAGGTAGCGCACCATCACGTTCTGGCGGAACTCCTCGGCCGGTTTGCGGGCGAGGGTAGGCACCGCGTGGCGTGCCTCCATCGAGGCCGTGCCGGTTTCCCGCGCCTCTCGGTCGTCCATGGCAGCCTCCAGCGGTGTACGGGCCACGATTCCTTGTGCACACCATCCCGCCCACGGGCCGGCCCACGACAGGGCCGCCCGGGCCGTTCCGCAGGTCGAACGGCCCCAAGGGCGGGCTGTCCTGGCGTGCCGGGGTCCGGGAGTGCCACGACGCCATCGCCGCCGACCGCGCGGCGACTCGTGACGAACCCTCTGATGCGGCGTCACGCATCATCCCTGGCCGCGGGGCGGGGCGCCGGCGGCAGGGCGCGCGAGGTGGCCGATGAACCACTCGCGGGCCAGATCGGCGACCGTGTCCAGGGCGCCCGGCTCCTCGAAGAGGTGGGTGGCGCCCGGGACGACCGCGATGCGGTGCTCGCAGTGCATCCGGTCCGCCGCCAGCCGGTTGAGGCTGAGGACCTGTGTGTCGCGGGAGCCCACGATGAGCAGGGTCGGGGCCCGCACCTGTGTCAGCGCGGTCGGCGTGGCCAGGTCGGGACGCCCTCCGCGGGAGACGATCGCGCCGATGGCGGAGTCCTCCGCGGCCGCCTCCAGAGCGGCGGCCGCGCCGGTGCTGGCCCCGAAGTAGGCCACGGGCAGGGTGGTTGCACGGCGCAGCCACAGCGCGGCGGCGCGCAGACGGCCGGCGAGCAGGACGATGTCGAAGACGTTGTGGCGGTCGCGTTCCTCGTCCTCTGTGAGCAGGTCGAGCAGCAGAGTGCCCAGTCCTGCTCCGTTGAGGAGGTCGGCGACGTACCGGTTGCGCGGGCTGTGCCGGCTGCTGCCGCTGCCGTGTGCGAATGCCACGACCGCCGGCGCGGCCTCGGGGAGCACGAACCGCGCGGCCAGCCGCACCCGCCCGGCGGGCACCTCGATCTCCCGGTCCCAGGGCGGAGCGTCGCCGATGGCGGGCAGTGGAGCCGTCTCAGGACGGGCGGCCCGTTCGAGCAACTCGGTGACCTCCTCGTCGTCGACCTGCGCGAAGTCGTGGTACCACGTGCCGACCGAGCCGAAGCGACGCGGGGACTCCAGACAGATCACCTGGTCGGCCACCATGCGGAGGCGGGGAAGGGTCTCATCCGGCCCGACCGGCACGGCGAGCACGACCCGGGCCGCTCCCTGACCGCGGACGACCTGGCAGGCCGCCTCGGCGCTGGCACCGGTGGCCAGACCGTCGTCCACGACCACCACCGTGCGACCGGCCACGGGCACCGGTTCACGGCCCTGTCGGTAGCGGCGTACACGACGCTCCAGCTCTGCTCGCTCTCTCTGTTCCACGGACGCCTGTCGGGCGGCGCTCAGCCCGGCACTTCGGAGCACGTCGTCGTTGAGGACGCTCACCCCGTTCTCCCCGACGGCGCCGAAACCCAGTTCCGGCTGCCAGGGCACGCCCAGCTTCCGCACCACCAGCACGTCCAGAGGCGCGTCCAGCTCCCTGGCCACCTCGTAGGCCACGGGGACTCCGCCTCGTGGCAGTCCCAGAACCACCACGTCCTGCCCTCGCAGGTGCTCCAGACTCCGGGCCAGCAGGCGCCCTGCCTGCGTACGGTTCTCGAAACGCATGGGACACCTCCTGATGCGCGCGCCGCGACGGCGCGGCGGTGAGACCGTGTCCCCCCTTGCATCGTCTCTCCGACGCGCCCCGAGTGGCGTGTCCGGCGAACGGGATCCCATCACCGACCGGGCGCCGGGGCAGACCCTGGAGAGCAGGCTTGAAAGTCCCTGCACGGCTTCGGCGGAAGAGATGCCGACTCCACGACACGACACGGCACGGCACGACAGGGCGGGAAGGGCCCATCCGCTTCTCGCGGATCCTGATTGCGCGGTGCGCGGCTCGCAACCGCTTCCCCGCGTCTATCGCTGGGCCCTTCCCGTCACCTCCAGCACAACACACGGACCCGGCCGCCGCCAGGGCCGTTCGGCCCCAACCCCCGAAGCAGGAGCGGGTGCTCGTCCCTCGGCGGGCCACGCCATCGGACGCCGGGTGCTCAGTAGGGAAGGCGCCGCCCGGAGGGTGTGCGCAGGTCCTGTGGCTCCGGCCGCCGCGGAGTCCGAGGGTGTTTGGCCTCCTGCATCCGCTTCATGATCGTCGCCTCCTGAGTCGTCGTGCGCGGTGTTCCGGTCGCACCTGCACCGCGCGTGGCGAGAAGCCTTGTCCGCGGTCGGTCGGACGCCAATGAGGCCATGGACCCCGGATCACGGGCCGGGCCGGACCCTCGCCGGGGGCCGACCGGCCCACCTCCCCGCACCCGAGCGCGGGCAGGGCCGGGGCAAGGGCCGCTCCAGACCTGTGTTCGGGCCGGTCGGCTCATGTGCGGCGCGCGGCGCCGGAGTTGGCTGGAGGTGTGAGGGAACGACGCCGATCCGAGGGAGGGCGAGAACAGTGGGTACGAGTCTCACACCGGAGTTCTGGGAGCGGTTCACGGTGCTGCTGGTCGCGGCGATGGGCGTGACCTTCGTCCTGACCGCGCTGTTCGACGCGCTCGCACTGCGGCTGCTGAGGCGTCGCCTGCACACGCCGCCGAGCCGGCCGACGCGGACGCCGCACCCGCCCGCGGGCACGGATCACCGTACGTCCGTCAGCTGCTGAGCCGGGTACCGGCTCGTCAGGAGGAGCGAGTGAGTGCTCCGGCGATTTCGGCCGCCCAGCCGTCCACGGCGTCCCAGTCGCGGTAGTCGCCGAACCGGCCGCCCACCAGGCGGAACAGGACGCGTCCGACGAGGGACAGCTGGGCCGGGGCGACGACGCCGGAGAACAGCCGGTGGTCACGGTAGGGCAGCTCGCCGGGCAGACTCTCCACGATCAGCGGAATCTCCTTCGCCGCCAGGCGCTTCCACGGCCCGCGCAGAGCTGCCGGCATCCCGACGCTGAAGATCCACACGGGCCTGGCGCACAGGAGGTCGAGATGGTCACGGAGGAAGGTCTTGGCCGGCTCGAGCCAGGTCTGTCCGTGCACGGCGCTGCCCAGGACGAACGCGGTGTACGCGGTGGCGTCGTCCACGGTCTCCAGCGCCTTGGACTCGGCTCTCAAACCCGCCCTGTCCAGTCCGGCCGCCAGACGGTCCGCGATGTCCCGTGTGGAGCCGTGAGCGGTCGCGTAGCCCACCAAGACGTCCATCACACACCTCGCGTTTCGTGGCCTCGTCGCCGGCCGTCCATGGGTCCGTGCCGCTCCCGGGCCGGGCGAACACGCTGCGCCGCGGTACCACTGCGGAGGTGGCCGTGCGCCTCGGCAGCCCCAAGCCGTGCGTCGGGCGAGTAGGGGGCCGGCACCGTCACCACGGGGATCGTCGCACACCGCAGGCACTCGCGCCCCACGGAGCCGACCGGGGGCAACTCCCACTGCCCATGGGCCCCGCGCCCCAGCGCGAGCAGCAGGGCGCCGCGGGCGTACTGCAGCAGGACTCGTGCGGGCGGCCCCTCCACCAGCACGGCGCGCACCGCGGGGTCGATACGCGTGCCGAAGGCCTTGCGCACGGTGGAAGCCAGGGTCTGCGCGGCCCGCTCGCGTTGTTCCGCGGCCGTCGGCCGGGCGGATGCCGGAGCGTAGGGCGCGTAGCCCGCCGCGGCAGGATCCCACGCGTGCACGGCGACCACCTCCGTCCCGAGGACGCGCGCCTGCGCCGCCGCCCAGCGCAAAGCGGCCCGCGACGCCTCGGACCCGTCGACGCCGACCACGATGCCGCGACGGGCGGCGTGTTCGGTCATGGTGCCTCCCCTGGACGGCCTGTGCTTCCACGGTGCTTCGGGCCGAATGGGGCCGGCGTGGGCCGAGCGGCACCGTTCTCGTGCCGAACGGCCCCTGGCCGGGGGTGTCCGTGAGCCGATGACGTGACCGCCGTCCCCGGCTGCGCGGGGTCAGCGCTCGGGCAGCCAGTAGTGCCCGATCCGCCGGGAGGGGTGTCTCTCGGGCCGGTGCGTGTCGTCGATGCGGTACGTCAGGCTGTTCAGCACGCCGACCACGCCGTCCACCCGATACGTCAGCTGGATCACGAGCGGAATGTCGCTGCGGTGCTCCAGCCGTCCCTCGAGTGTGACCATGCCGTCCTGGACCGAGACGATCACGGTGTGGGGAGGCAGGGACATGGCGCGGGTCACGTCGTCGAGGACCTCCCGGCGGATCTCCTCGTCCATGCGCAGGAAGACGCGCAACAGGTCGCGGCGTGTGGCGATGCCGATGAGGCGGTCCTCCTCGTCCACCACGGGAAGCCGCTCCACGCCGTGCCGCTCCATGACGCGCGCGGCGTCCGCCACCGGCTGTTCCGGGTGCACGGTGATCGCGGGAGTCGACATCAGGTCCTCCGCGGTGGTGGCGCGGGCCCGGTCGGCCGCGCGACGGGTGGCAGCCCGGCGCCGGGCGGACAGCCGGGAGTGCCGGACCCGGTTCTCGGCGGGCCGGGCCGCCTGGTGCCGGATCAGGTCGGTCTCGGAGATCACGCCCAGGACCTTGTCGTCCTGGTCCACCACCGGAAGCCCGCTGATGTGGTGCTCGTCCAGCAACCGCGCCACGTCCTTGAACGAGGTGTCCCGGTGCGCCTCGACGACCTCGCGGGTCATCACTTCGCCGACGATGCGGGTCATGGCGCCCACTCCTCTCCGCGTCCGCCGCGCTCCACGGGAGTCGGGCGAACAGATGTTGCTGTGCGGGCGCGCCCGACCGCCTCGGCCGACGGGCGCGGTGGCCCGTGATGGCATCGGGAGCCGGGACTCGCACGGGCCCGATCGGCCGGGCGGCCGTTGCTGTCCCTTGGAGGACCTTCCCGGGAAGCCCGCCTCCCGATGCCCTTTCAGCCTCTCTCCCGGCTGCGCGCCGGGGCAGGGGCCGAGCGTCCCTGGTCAGGGGACCGAACCGCCCCACCGTCCGGTGGGCGTACGGCGGCGCGCCTGCCGTACCGGGCACCGTCAGCGGTGAGCCCGGCCGGCGTGTTCGTGATCCCTGCGGGGCGTCGTGAGCTTCTCGCCGGGAAGCCGCAGGCCCGTCGCGGCCGAGAAGCAGTGCACGTCGTCCGGACGGACCCCGACGCGCAGTCGGGCCCCCTTGCTCCGGGTGGGCCGTCCGGGCAGCCGGACGACGACGGGGGCGAGCTCCTGGCCGAGCTTCGCGGTGGCGTGGGCGTAGGCGACGGAGCCGGTGTCCTCGACCGCGTCGACGACGAGTTCCAGCCCGGGACCGTCCGCATCCTCCGGGGACAGGAGCTGGAACTGCTCCGGGCGGACCCCGAGCACGATCTCCGACGCGGAGCCGTTTCCGGCGGCCTCGAGGGTCGGGCGGGGCAGTGGCAGGGACACGCCGCCCAGCTGAACCCCGTTACCGGTGAGGGGCAGGCGGAAGAGGTTCATGGCAGGTGATCCGATGAAGCCGGCGACGAAGGTGTTGGCCGGCCGGGCGA includes these proteins:
- a CDS encoding CBS domain-containing protein; the protein is MDDREARETGTASMEARHAVPTLARKPAEEFRQNVMVRYLQAMASHAAQAAAEEAAVPAGPVADRTPSHDAAHATVADLQVSRIVKRSVAGVSPDTPFLDIARMLARERIGAAPVLDADRRVIGVIAESDLLARAASLASSPEQPGPFGRLLGRRQRSVDAGGTAATLMSAPALTVHPWTPVVEAARTAAHSRIRQVFVTDHRGRLVGVVSRSELLHALVRDDDAIREEVVSRVLRDELGIDRASIDVHVLNGTVTLTGSLAADLLPRLTEAVARIPDVLDVVDHLTAV
- a CDS encoding phosphoribosyltransferase family protein, coding for MRFENRTQAGRLLARSLEHLRGQDVVVLGLPRGGVPVAYEVARELDAPLDVLVVRKLGVPWQPELGFGAVGENGVSVLNDDVLRSAGLSAARQASVEQRERAELERRVRRYRQGREPVPVAGRTVVVVDDGLATGASAEAACQVVRGQGAARVVLAVPVGPDETLPRLRMVADQVICLESPRRFGSVGTWYHDFAQVDDEEVTELLERAARPETAPLPAIGDAPPWDREIEVPAGRVRLAARFVLPEAAPAVVAFAHGSGSSRHSPRNRYVADLLNGAGLGTLLLDLLTEDEERDRHNVFDIVLLAGRLRAAALWLRRATTLPVAYFGASTGAAAALEAAAEDSAIGAIVSRGGRPDLATPTALTQVRAPTLLIVGSRDTQVLSLNRLAADRMHCEHRIAVVPGATHLFEEPGALDTVADLAREWFIGHLARPAAGAPPRGQG
- a CDS encoding flavodoxin domain-containing protein, producing MDVLVGYATAHGSTRDIADRLAAGLDRAGLRAESKALETVDDATAYTAFVLGSAVHGQTWLEPAKTFLRDHLDLLCARPVWIFSVGMPAALRGPWKRLAAKEIPLIVESLPGELPYRDHRLFSGVVAPAQLSLVGRVLFRLVGGRFGDYRDWDAVDGWAAEIAGALTRSS
- a CDS encoding universal stress protein, coding for MTEHAARRGIVVGVDGSEASRAALRWAAAQARVLGTEVVAVHAWDPAAAGYAPYAPASARPTAAEQRERAAQTLASTVRKAFGTRIDPAVRAVLVEGPPARVLLQYARGALLLALGRGAHGQWELPPVGSVGRECLRCATIPVVTVPAPYSPDARLGAAEAHGHLRSGTAAQRVRPARERHGPMDGRRRGHETRGV
- a CDS encoding CBS domain-containing protein; its protein translation is MTRIVGEVMTREVVEAHRDTSFKDVARLLDEHHISGLPVVDQDDKVLGVISETDLIRHQAARPAENRVRHSRLSARRRAATRRAADRARATTAEDLMSTPAITVHPEQPVADAARVMERHGVERLPVVDEEDRLIGIATRRDLLRVFLRMDEEIRREVLDDVTRAMSLPPHTVIVSVQDGMVTLEGRLEHRSDIPLVIQLTYRVDGVVGVLNSLTYRIDDTHRPERHPSRRIGHYWLPER